From one Elusimicrobiota bacterium genomic stretch:
- a CDS encoding Gfo/Idh/MocA family oxidoreductase, with product MKKIGFIDHYINNFHSNNYVKWIRQGKFKESMDVAYAFEETVSNNVDITAWCKNNKVEKLLTPEEVVEKSDYLMVLSPNNPERHWDLCEKALSSGKPVYVDKTFALDVKMAKKLIALAEKNNTPMFSTSALRYSVELESFINNVKKEKVIPFVSTRGPNEWCVYAIHQIEMMVMLIGTGAKRVMRTGAGNAVVMNIDYGDDKRSAVANCILGTTKIDAQTFGQDFELSAMFDTGGACGIPRIDVGKCFLRLIDDICDFYETRKIKVPHEQTLEVMRIIDAGNRANEKPYTWVEVEK from the coding sequence ATGAAAAAAATTGGGTTTATTGATCATTACATCAACAATTTTCATTCAAACAATTATGTTAAATGGATCAGGCAGGGTAAGTTCAAAGAGAGTATGGATGTCGCGTATGCGTTTGAGGAAACAGTATCCAATAATGTCGATATAACAGCATGGTGTAAAAATAATAAAGTTGAAAAACTTTTAACTCCCGAGGAAGTAGTTGAAAAATCTGATTACCTCATGGTTTTATCCCCAAATAATCCTGAACGCCACTGGGATCTTTGCGAGAAAGCGTTGTCATCAGGTAAGCCTGTGTATGTTGATAAAACATTTGCGTTGGATGTAAAGATGGCAAAGAAACTTATTGCTTTGGCGGAGAAAAATAATACGCCGATGTTTTCAACTTCGGCATTACGGTATTCAGTTGAACTTGAATCGTTCATTAATAATGTAAAGAAAGAAAAAGTAATACCGTTTGTGTCTACCCGCGGGCCGAATGAATGGTGTGTGTACGCAATACACCAGATAGAAATGATGGTAATGCTGATAGGTACCGGTGCAAAACGTGTTATGCGTACAGGTGCAGGAAACGCAGTTGTTATGAATATAGATTATGGTGATGATAAACGTTCAGCAGTAGCGAATTGTATTCTCGGTACTACAAAAATTGATGCTCAAACTTTCGGTCAGGATTTTGAACTTTCCGCGATGTTTGATACCGGCGGCGCATGCGGTATACCCAGGATCGATGTTGGTAAGTGTTTCTTACGGCTGATTGACGATATCTGCGATTTTTATGAAACACGCAAGATAAAGGTTCCGCATGAGCAAACATTGGAAGTTATGCGTATCATTGATGCAGGTAACCGCGCAAATGAAAAGCCGTATACCTGGGTGGAAGTTGAGAAGTAG
- the lnt gene encoding apolipoprotein N-acyltransferase encodes MRIVLLLFTAFLSAVLTIFAFPKFDLYILSWICLVPLFIISFRQQTKIVFFTAWISGILANAGVVYWLVPTFRTAGESGITGIAALIALSGYLGVYHGLYFIFAGWIFNKWKFNEKSVWFSHPGLMITLSAGWVVVELLKTVVLTGFPWALLGYTQYNSLWLIQICDITGVYGVSFVIVLVNIALALIVNTLLNEHKLNDKTARCVISVTGVAILILTGCYGYSKYRIQNIYAQIINAPEMRIAVLQGNIDQYKKWDQQFVTEIMGAYSKIVYAVSKNNDGLDLVAWPETAVPGYLLNEKRMYDWVVSCARMTRCAHLAGTVEYKDGEIYNSAVCLTPEGAVAGKYSKIHLVPFGEVVPLKKWLEKYIKTLTALGDVSPGKHTDPIRLKLASGVEADVGTYICFESIFGAEVTRFTKTGAQVLVNITNDGWYLNTAAPYQHFVFNIFRAVENRRYVVRSANTGISGFIDPTGKVAEKTQIFVPSAITFNVRLLDEYSFYTRFPYVFSLLCTALVLTLGLLCKFKN; translated from the coding sequence GTGAGGATAGTATTACTACTGTTTACAGCATTCCTAAGCGCTGTATTAACAATTTTTGCATTCCCAAAATTTGATTTATATATACTATCCTGGATTTGTTTAGTACCATTATTCATCATCTCTTTCCGTCAACAAACAAAGATTGTGTTTTTTACTGCCTGGATTTCGGGTATTCTGGCAAATGCAGGGGTGGTGTACTGGCTCGTCCCTACGTTTCGTACTGCAGGAGAGAGCGGAATTACAGGAATAGCGGCATTAATAGCTCTTTCAGGGTATCTTGGGGTGTATCATGGGTTGTACTTCATTTTTGCGGGATGGATCTTTAATAAATGGAAGTTCAATGAAAAATCTGTATGGTTTAGTCATCCGGGTTTAATGATTACACTCTCTGCCGGGTGGGTGGTGGTTGAACTGCTAAAAACAGTGGTCTTAACAGGTTTTCCGTGGGCACTTCTGGGGTATACACAGTATAATTCCTTGTGGTTAATACAAATATGCGATATCACTGGAGTTTACGGTGTGTCATTTGTCATAGTATTGGTCAACATAGCTCTGGCGTTAATTGTTAATACTTTATTGAATGAACATAAATTGAATGATAAAACCGCTAGATGCGTTATTTCAGTAACGGGTGTCGCTATATTAATCCTGACAGGGTGTTATGGATATAGTAAGTATAGAATCCAAAATATTTATGCGCAAATAATTAATGCTCCTGAGATGAGAATAGCTGTCCTGCAGGGGAATATTGATCAATATAAAAAATGGGATCAGCAGTTTGTTACCGAAATCATGGGTGCGTACAGTAAAATCGTATATGCTGTATCGAAAAATAACGATGGACTTGATCTTGTTGCCTGGCCGGAGACTGCTGTACCGGGTTATTTGCTTAATGAGAAAAGGATGTATGATTGGGTAGTTTCCTGTGCAAGGATGACACGATGCGCTCATCTCGCAGGGACTGTTGAGTATAAAGACGGGGAGATATATAATTCTGCTGTATGCCTAACTCCCGAAGGTGCGGTTGCGGGGAAGTATAGTAAGATACATCTTGTACCGTTTGGAGAGGTTGTGCCGTTGAAAAAGTGGTTGGAGAAATATATTAAAACATTGACTGCTTTGGGGGATGTCAGCCCCGGGAAGCACACGGATCCAATCCGTCTAAAGTTAGCCAGCGGTGTGGAAGCTGATGTAGGGACATATATTTGTTTTGAATCAATATTTGGTGCTGAAGTTACGCGGTTTACTAAAACCGGTGCACAGGTACTGGTAAACATCACTAATGACGGGTGGTACTTAAACACTGCGGCGCCGTATCAACATTTTGTGTTCAACATCTTTCGTGCGGTAGAGAACCGGCGGTATGTTGTACGTTCAGCTAATACCGGCATTTCCGGGTTTATTGATCCAACGGGAAAGGTGGCCGAAAAAACACAGATATTTGTACCTTCAGCTATTACTTTCAATGTACGGTTACTCGATGAGTATAGTTTTTATACACGGTTTCCTTATGTTTTTAGTTTGTTATGTACAGCATTAGTATTAACCTTAGGGTTATTGTGTAAGTTCAAAAATTGA
- a CDS encoding MlaD family protein — protein MHYIHKLSSRTIERIVGIFVLICFTATVALVLGIAVNKKMFAKEYQLVTKFKSGYGIKPGTKIKLAGIEIGQVNWVGFNAANFIEVRMNIENRFQEKIRADSIVTVGGAGIGGDKVLNISIGAPKQMVLVNNSRILSEEPVELGDITAKVNSAIGQVETIMKNVVQVAKNVNTASEKLNLVLGNANSLVTNVDAIAGDIQKGKGSIGMLIEKDKLYKDLERSVENVEKITLNVKKGTDDVPSLMMRVRSILDETNKVVLGLQRHWLINGGVKKAEKELKNKEKSKYESTSLTISTVAVTAIVPVKKK, from the coding sequence ATGCATTACATACATAAATTAAGTTCAAGAACGATTGAGCGTATCGTTGGAATATTCGTGCTTATATGTTTCACCGCAACGGTAGCGCTGGTTCTGGGCATTGCGGTGAATAAAAAAATGTTCGCAAAGGAGTATCAGCTTGTCACTAAGTTTAAAAGCGGGTATGGGATTAAGCCGGGGACTAAGATTAAACTTGCAGGTATTGAAATCGGGCAGGTGAACTGGGTAGGGTTCAATGCAGCAAATTTTATTGAAGTGCGGATGAATATAGAAAACCGTTTCCAGGAAAAAATCCGTGCGGATTCTATCGTAACTGTTGGTGGAGCGGGTATCGGCGGAGATAAGGTGTTGAACATATCAATCGGTGCTCCTAAACAGATGGTATTAGTGAATAATTCAAGGATACTATCAGAAGAACCTGTAGAACTCGGGGATATAACAGCAAAAGTTAATTCCGCAATCGGGCAGGTGGAAACTATTATGAAGAATGTTGTGCAGGTAGCTAAAAATGTTAATACTGCATCTGAAAAGTTAAACCTGGTATTAGGTAATGCTAATTCATTAGTGACGAATGTGGATGCAATTGCAGGTGATATCCAAAAAGGTAAGGGAAGTATCGGGATGCTTATTGAGAAAGATAAGTTGTATAAAGACCTTGAGCGTTCTGTTGAGAATGTTGAAAAAATCACGCTTAATGTTAAGAAAGGTACCGACGATGTCCCTAGCCTTATGATGCGGGTTAGAAGTATTCTAGATGAAACTAATAAAGTTGTCTTAGGGCTTCAACGGCACTGGCTTATCAACGGTGGAGTTAAAAAAGCGGAAAAAGAGTTAAAAAATAAAGAAAAAAGTAAATACGAATCAACTTCTTTAACAATATCAACCGTAGCTGTGACTGCAATAGTACCGGTTAAGAAGAAGTAA
- a CDS encoding ATP-binding cassette domain-containing protein, whose amino-acid sequence MSQTEIKVVLEFKDVKFLINGKVLFENVTLNLNEGELMTIVGTSGSGKSFLLKLCIGLLKPSAGEVKLWGESIGEYALAQKQKLRAKVGFVFQDAVLLNNQNVYNNLALPLRYHTQKSEKEIEVIVSEKLEHVNARAYIKEFPPALSHGVKKLVNIARALILDPKLLIYDEPTSGLDDIEAQPVLELIKKVNIPEDVTTLVVTSNSVVSEKLPGRVLLLKNKTVIDTGK is encoded by the coding sequence ATGTCCCAAACAGAAATAAAAGTAGTTCTCGAGTTTAAAGATGTAAAGTTTCTCATCAACGGGAAGGTTTTGTTCGAGAATGTTACTTTAAACCTCAACGAAGGTGAGTTAATGACAATAGTAGGTACCAGCGGTAGCGGGAAGTCATTTCTTCTGAAGTTGTGTATCGGGCTACTAAAACCATCGGCTGGGGAAGTTAAATTGTGGGGCGAGAGTATTGGAGAATATGCGCTTGCGCAAAAACAAAAATTGCGTGCAAAAGTGGGGTTTGTGTTTCAGGACGCTGTGCTGCTGAATAACCAGAATGTGTATAATAACCTTGCGTTGCCGTTAAGGTATCATACCCAAAAAAGTGAGAAAGAAATTGAAGTAATTGTCAGTGAAAAACTTGAACACGTGAACGCACGGGCGTATATTAAAGAATTTCCTCCTGCACTGAGCCACGGGGTTAAGAAACTGGTAAATATTGCGCGGGCGTTGATTCTTGACCCAAAATTACTTATTTACGACGAGCCTACCTCCGGGCTTGATGATATTGAAGCACAGCCTGTACTGGAGTTGATAAAGAAAGTTAATATACCGGAAGATGTTACAACTCTTGTTGTGACATCGAATAGTGTGGTATCTGAAAAGTTACCTGGCAGGGTGTTGCTGTTAAAGAATAAAACTGTTATTGATACTGGAAAATAA
- a CDS encoding ABC transporter permease translates to MILSLADYIGKSILDFFRYCYDLLLMLFLTLKTYLKPPSISAKNVIRSVIYRQIIFTAIDALPLITVISLGLGIVVIVSGMTQLANLGAVDLVGKIIVLVFVREMGPLITAFMVISRSGSAMATELGSMKITKEIESLEIMGIDIAHYILAPRLISCTVSTVLLTIYFIIIALLGGYLISALMIKISFVVFMNNVLSAFTFQDVIVSIVKSLFFGITIALISCYHGLEVENSTTQMPPATSNAIVNSIVLCVIINGIVTIMSYL, encoded by the coding sequence ATGATACTGAGCCTAGCGGATTATATCGGGAAGTCAATCCTGGATTTTTTTAGGTATTGTTATGATTTATTGCTGATGCTGTTCTTGACACTAAAAACGTATCTTAAACCCCCAAGTATCTCCGCAAAAAATGTTATCCGTAGTGTTATTTACAGGCAGATAATATTTACTGCGATTGATGCATTACCGCTGATCACAGTTATTTCTTTAGGATTGGGGATAGTTGTTATAGTTTCAGGGATGACACAGTTGGCAAACCTGGGAGCTGTGGATCTTGTCGGTAAAATAATAGTATTGGTTTTTGTCCGGGAGATGGGCCCATTAATAACGGCGTTTATGGTGATCAGCCGGTCAGGTTCCGCGATGGCTACGGAGCTTGGGAGTATGAAGATAACTAAAGAGATTGAATCACTTGAAATTATGGGGATCGATATCGCGCATTATATTCTCGCACCGAGATTAATCAGTTGTACGGTATCAACGGTTTTACTGACAATATATTTTATTATTATAGCGTTACTTGGCGGGTACCTTATTTCAGCATTAATGATAAAAATCAGTTTTGTAGTATTCATGAATAACGTATTATCAGCGTTTACGTTCCAGGATGTGATTGTTTCAATTGTAAAGAGTTTGTTTTTCGGGATAACAATTGCGTTGATAAGTTGTTACCACGGGTTGGAAGTAGAAAATTCTACAACTCAGATGCCACCGGCGACGTCGAATGCGATTGTTAATTCCATAGTGTTATGCGTGATTATAAACGGAATAGTAACTATTATGAGTTACCTATAA
- the secA gene encoding preprotein translocase subunit SecA translates to MIKFIYGLLYGSKNKRELRKLQPFVESINELEEEIEKLSDIELADKTAEFRKRIIESGETLDEILPEAFAVAREASKRTLKLRPFDVQLIGGMVLHKGNIAEMKTGEGKTLVATLPVYLNALTGKGVHVVTVNDYLAKRDCTWMSPIYQFLGLTVGFVQHDMADDIRKKMYGCDITYVTNNEIGFDYLRDNMKFRSDDRVLRGLNYAIVDEVDSILIDEARTPLIISGPAEESTDKYHIINRVVPQLKGRFVTESEEIDAKHDGIDLSKGYDYVADEKNHTISLTEQGVTRSEWLLGVKNLYDDIQSEWVHHITQALRAHKLYKRDVDYVVKDGEIIIVDEFTGRLMPGRRWSDGLHQAIEAKENMRIAEENQTLATITFQNFFKLYGKTAGMTGTAATSANEFWGVYKLDVVIIPTNKPMIRKDYPDIIYKTEREKYNAIVSELDNLWRKGQPVLVGTRSIEKSEHLSMLLRKKGIPHNVLNAKYHEMEAQIISQAGHKGAVTIATNMAGRGTDIVLGGNPPVEEDVQHIKDVGGLHVLGTERHEARRIDDQLRGRTGRQGDPGSSRFYLSLEDELMRLFGSDRIKGVMDKLGMQEGDDIQHPFVTKALESAQARVEAMNYDIRKNLLEFDKVMSRQREAIYGLRDSVIEGSSVPQRITEMINEAVEEKVEGISAGKKFPEEWDWQVLDVWTQRMFGFTQQRNKEEIAGINKEELRKKIEEEVNYQYKHRENEFGSDVVREMERMVLLQMIDTCWKDHLYNLDQLRRGIGLRAYGQKDPVIEYKQESLNQFELMLQRISDSTVEYMFRIQPVREPVRRVPIRTIEHRGNEGESSAAKLQGTQGNNSASSSILSSGKASDNVPKTVKKIGNNDPCWCGSGKKYKKCCKGKE, encoded by the coding sequence ATGATTAAATTTATTTATGGTTTACTTTATGGCAGTAAAAATAAGCGTGAGCTCAGGAAATTACAGCCGTTTGTTGAAAGTATTAACGAATTAGAAGAGGAAATTGAAAAATTATCGGATATTGAGCTCGCAGATAAGACTGCTGAATTCAGAAAACGTATTATTGAATCAGGTGAAACTTTGGATGAAATCCTGCCGGAAGCGTTTGCTGTAGCGCGTGAAGCAAGTAAACGTACGCTTAAACTCCGCCCGTTTGATGTTCAGCTTATAGGCGGGATGGTATTGCATAAAGGCAATATTGCTGAGATGAAAACAGGGGAAGGGAAAACATTAGTTGCAACGCTGCCTGTGTACCTCAATGCATTGACCGGCAAGGGTGTGCATGTAGTTACTGTAAACGACTACCTTGCTAAACGCGACTGTACGTGGATGAGCCCAATTTATCAGTTTCTTGGATTAACCGTAGGTTTTGTACAGCATGACATGGCGGATGATATACGCAAGAAAATGTATGGCTGCGATATAACGTATGTCACCAATAATGAGATTGGCTTTGATTACCTCCGTGATAACATGAAGTTCCGTAGTGACGACCGTGTCCTTCGCGGTTTAAACTATGCTATCGTAGATGAAGTTGACTCAATCCTTATCGATGAAGCGAGGACGCCGTTGATTATCTCAGGACCGGCAGAAGAGTCTACGGATAAATATCATATTATCAACCGTGTCGTTCCTCAGTTAAAAGGGCGGTTCGTAACGGAATCTGAGGAAATTGATGCTAAACATGATGGGATTGATTTATCAAAAGGGTATGATTATGTCGCTGATGAAAAAAATCATACTATATCACTCACCGAACAAGGTGTTACGCGGAGTGAGTGGTTGCTGGGTGTAAAAAATTTGTATGACGATATACAATCCGAATGGGTTCATCATATTACACAGGCGTTGCGGGCGCATAAGCTTTATAAACGCGATGTTGACTATGTTGTGAAAGACGGGGAAATAATTATTGTTGATGAGTTCACTGGCAGGTTGATGCCCGGGCGGCGGTGGTCTGATGGGTTACACCAGGCAATTGAAGCAAAAGAAAATATGAGGATCGCTGAGGAAAACCAAACCCTTGCAACTATTACGTTCCAAAACTTTTTTAAACTTTATGGAAAAACTGCCGGGATGACTGGTACTGCTGCAACTTCAGCAAATGAATTCTGGGGTGTGTACAAACTTGATGTCGTGATCATACCCACAAACAAGCCTATGATAAGGAAAGATTATCCGGATATTATCTACAAAACTGAACGCGAAAAGTATAACGCTATAGTCAGTGAACTCGATAATTTATGGAGAAAAGGGCAGCCTGTGCTTGTAGGTACGCGGTCAATTGAAAAAAGTGAACACCTGAGTATGCTATTACGCAAGAAAGGTATTCCTCATAATGTCCTTAATGCAAAGTACCACGAGATGGAAGCACAGATTATTTCACAGGCAGGGCATAAGGGCGCGGTTACCATAGCGACAAACATGGCAGGCCGCGGGACGGATATTGTCCTTGGGGGTAATCCTCCTGTTGAAGAAGATGTTCAGCATATAAAAGATGTCGGTGGCTTGCACGTGCTTGGTACTGAACGGCATGAAGCGCGGCGTATCGATGACCAATTACGCGGGCGTACAGGCCGGCAGGGTGATCCCGGGTCGTCAAGGTTTTATTTGTCGTTAGAAGATGAACTCATGAGGTTGTTTGGTTCTGACCGTATAAAAGGTGTTATGGATAAGTTAGGGATGCAGGAAGGCGATGATATCCAGCATCCTTTTGTGACGAAAGCGTTGGAGTCCGCACAGGCGCGGGTTGAAGCTATGAATTATGATATCCGCAAAAACTTGTTGGAATTCGATAAGGTTATGAGCCGTCAGCGTGAAGCTATATACGGGCTGCGCGATTCTGTGATTGAAGGTAGTTCTGTCCCGCAACGCATTACTGAGATGATAAATGAAGCGGTAGAAGAAAAAGTTGAAGGTATATCAGCAGGTAAGAAATTTCCTGAGGAATGGGACTGGCAGGTGTTGGATGTGTGGACACAACGAATGTTTGGGTTTACGCAACAAAGGAATAAAGAAGAAATTGCGGGAATTAATAAAGAGGAATTACGTAAGAAAATTGAGGAAGAGGTTAATTACCAGTATAAACACAGGGAAAACGAGTTTGGCAGTGATGTTGTCCGCGAAATGGAACGCATGGTGTTGTTACAGATGATAGATACCTGCTGGAAGGATCATCTTTATAATCTTGACCAGTTGAGAAGAGGGATTGGCTTACGCGCGTATGGCCAAAAGGATCCGGTGATTGAGTACAAACAGGAATCGTTGAATCAGTTTGAATTAATGTTGCAGCGTATAAGTGACAGTACAGTAGAGTATATGTTCCGTATACAGCCTGTAAGAGAACCTGTACGCCGTGTGCCTATAAGGACAATTGAACATCGCGGTAACGAAGGGGAAAGTTCTGCTGCAAAGCTGCAGGGAACACAGGGTAATAATAGCGCGTCATCGTCAATACTCTCAAGCGGAAAGGCTTCAGATAATGTCCCGAAGACAGTGAAAAAAATCGGGAATAACGATCCGTGTTGGTGTGGTAGCGGGAAAAAGTATAAGAAGTGCTGCAAAGGTAAAGAATAA
- a CDS encoding cold shock domain-containing protein, protein MPKGKVKWFSDRKGFGFIETPEKPNSDVFVHYSCIEGEGYRSLSAGDDVEFEMDESDKGLKAKKVMKL, encoded by the coding sequence ATGCCTAAAGGTAAAGTTAAATGGTTTAGTGACCGCAAAGGGTTTGGTTTCATTGAAACCCCGGAGAAACCAAACAGTGATGTTTTTGTCCATTATTCTTGTATCGAAGGTGAAGGTTACAGGTCATTAAGCGCAGGTGATGACGTGGAATTCGAGATGGACGAGTCGGATAAAGGTTTAAAAGCGAAAAAGGTTATGAAACTCTAG
- a CDS encoding excinuclease ABC subunit UvrC, whose product MRSNTSEVLYIGKAKVLRSRVRSYFKNRDIPQRIAMMVSLISYVDYIQTSTENAALLLEQKLINKYKPRFNIIWRDDKSYPYIKLTLNEKYPRLMVVRGRKRDGGAYYGPYTKQYEIKLLLRWIHLIFALRKCKYDFDNHSPKVEVLKKCLYYQMHRCNGPCLSPEAEREYEGIVEKVRYFLDGKHKRVLGMWKKEMRSAAEKMDFERAARVRDMIRRVEVLTERIRLRELTEPDLETAISTSEYKMSKVFVELKTLFSLPKVPEIIQCIDISTLGGKYSVGAIVTFVNGLPEKKWYRRYKIKAVTGVDDYLMMKEVVTRRFAKSQDDMPDPSLLLVDGGKGQLAVTAGVLAELNLRIPLLSLAKREEIVYSQKYFDGLALPPGSAVLQYLRRMRDEAHRFAVTYHRLLRKKGIY is encoded by the coding sequence ATGCGCAGCAATACCAGTGAGGTGTTGTACATCGGGAAAGCAAAAGTTTTGCGTTCAAGGGTAAGGAGTTACTTCAAAAACCGTGATATCCCGCAGCGTATAGCAATGATGGTATCGTTAATTTCGTATGTCGATTATATCCAAACATCAACGGAGAACGCTGCGTTATTACTGGAACAAAAGCTTATCAATAAATATAAGCCGCGGTTCAATATTATCTGGCGTGATGACAAAAGTTATCCATATATTAAACTTACGTTAAACGAAAAGTATCCGAGGTTAATGGTAGTTCGCGGGCGTAAACGTGACGGCGGGGCGTATTACGGGCCTTATACAAAACAGTACGAGATAAAATTGTTGCTCCGGTGGATACATTTAATATTTGCATTACGCAAGTGTAAGTACGATTTTGATAACCATTCTCCAAAAGTGGAAGTGTTGAAGAAATGTTTGTACTACCAGATGCATCGCTGTAACGGCCCGTGTTTATCACCGGAAGCGGAACGTGAGTATGAAGGTATAGTTGAGAAGGTACGCTATTTTCTTGACGGGAAGCATAAACGCGTGCTGGGTATGTGGAAGAAGGAAATGCGTTCAGCTGCGGAAAAAATGGATTTTGAACGCGCTGCGCGGGTAAGGGATATGATCCGTAGGGTGGAAGTCCTTACGGAACGTATAAGGTTGCGTGAACTCACTGAACCTGATCTTGAGACCGCTATATCAACGTCAGAGTACAAGATGTCAAAAGTTTTTGTGGAATTAAAAACATTATTTTCATTACCAAAAGTACCGGAGATCATTCAGTGCATTGATATCTCAACATTAGGAGGGAAGTATTCAGTTGGCGCAATCGTTACTTTTGTTAATGGTTTACCTGAGAAAAAATGGTACCGCAGGTATAAGATCAAGGCAGTCACGGGTGTGGATGATTATCTTATGATGAAAGAAGTTGTTACCCGCAGGTTCGCTAAATCACAGGATGATATGCCTGACCCTTCTCTTTTATTAGTTGACGGCGGAAAAGGGCAGTTGGCGGTAACTGCGGGAGTACTTGCTGAACTTAATCTCAGAATTCCATTGCTTTCATTAGCTAAACGTGAAGAAATAGTGTATTCCCAAAAATATTTTGATGGTTTGGCATTACCTCCGGGTTCGGCTGTATTGCAGTATCTTCGCAGGATGCGCGATGAAGCGCATAGATTTGCTGTTACCTATCACCGTTTATTACGAAAAAAGGGTATTTACTGA
- the murJ gene encoding murein biosynthesis integral membrane protein MurJ, translating to MAEDKGIIKHASSVTTATLISRVLGYIRDMAIAVVFGAGFAADTFYAAYRIPNLLRRLLGEGSLSTSFVPVFTDYLTNKTEADARRLWNVVFTFLTILLMVLTLLGILFAPQITKLIAWGFTGSEGKLELTILLTRIMFPYLFFICLAALMLATLNSLHIFFIPALAPAMLSVAEILYVGVIAVFFVSVKTDMSTAVVGLSAAVVAGGIGQLVFQLPSLYKRGWVLKFAWDPGHPGLHQILCMMIPAMIGFSVEQINTFVNTVCASFLAEGSVTALYYSNRIVQLPLALFGISIATVSLPLFSRNVAKNDTVALRQNFSQAVRLIIFTILPAMAGLMVLSTPIIRLLFEYGKFTAEATRLTSTAMFFYAIGLVPFAVVKVVAGMFYAYKDTRTPVLVAGAAMALNIVLNIVLMKPLGVGGLALSTSIASFVNVIILGYLLRKKVGLLDGKRISVTFYKCLFAVGVMTIACYLLSGMVFKGSTVLGVLLSVLSSVLIYFGISYFFKLEEFGIMLNLFKLKIVKPK from the coding sequence GTGGCAGAGGATAAAGGTATAATCAAGCACGCGTCAAGTGTTACCACAGCGACATTGATCTCGCGGGTGTTGGGGTATATACGTGATATGGCGATTGCGGTAGTGTTTGGTGCGGGATTCGCTGCGGATACGTTTTACGCAGCGTACCGTATACCCAATCTTTTAAGGAGATTGCTTGGGGAAGGGTCGTTATCCACATCGTTTGTGCCGGTATTCACGGATTATCTTACAAATAAGACGGAAGCTGATGCACGAAGGTTATGGAATGTAGTATTCACGTTTCTTACTATCCTGTTGATGGTATTAACTTTACTTGGGATATTATTTGCGCCGCAGATTACTAAACTTATCGCCTGGGGATTTACCGGTTCCGAAGGGAAGCTTGAACTAACGATTTTGCTTACCAGAATAATGTTTCCGTACCTGTTCTTTATCTGTCTTGCGGCATTGATGCTTGCGACACTGAATTCGTTGCATATATTTTTTATACCAGCGCTTGCACCGGCAATGCTTAGTGTTGCGGAGATACTGTATGTCGGGGTAATTGCTGTGTTTTTTGTCAGTGTAAAAACGGATATGTCAACCGCAGTGGTGGGATTATCAGCTGCGGTGGTAGCAGGCGGGATTGGGCAGTTGGTATTCCAATTACCGAGTTTGTATAAACGCGGATGGGTGTTAAAATTCGCGTGGGATCCCGGACATCCGGGATTACACCAGATACTTTGTATGATGATCCCCGCGATGATAGGGTTTTCCGTTGAACAGATTAATACGTTTGTTAATACCGTATGCGCATCATTTCTTGCAGAAGGGAGTGTTACTGCGTTGTATTACTCTAACCGTATTGTCCAGCTGCCTCTTGCTTTGTTCGGGATATCAATCGCTACGGTATCTCTGCCGTTATTCTCGAGGAATGTTGCAAAAAATGATACTGTTGCATTACGTCAAAATTTTTCGCAGGCGGTACGGTTGATTATATTTACAATCTTACCGGCAATGGCAGGGTTAATGGTACTTTCAACTCCTATAATCAGGTTGTTGTTCGAGTACGGAAAGTTTACGGCAGAGGCGACACGGTTAACTTCAACAGCAATGTTTTTTTATGCTATCGGGTTAGTGCCGTTTGCGGTAGTAAAAGTTGTAGCCGGGATGTTCTATGCGTACAAAGATACACGTACACCTGTACTTGTAGCGGGCGCAGCAATGGCGTTGAATATTGTGTTAAACATTGTATTGATGAAACCCCTGGGGGTTGGCGGGTTGGCGTTATCAACTTCCATAGCGTCATTTGTTAATGTCATTATCCTGGGATACCTGTTACGCAAAAAAGTCGGGCTTTTAGATGGAAAAAGAATATCTGTAACATTTTACAAATGCTTATTTGCTGTGGGTGTGATGACTATTGCGTGTTACCTTTTATCAGGTATGGTATTTAAGGGCAGTACAGTATTGGGTGTGCTATTATCGGTTTTATCTTCAGTATTGATATACTTCGGTATAAGTTACTTCTTTAAACTTGAAGAATTTGGGATTATGCTCAACTTGTTTAAGTTAAAAATTGTTAAGCCAAAATGA